A single Planktothrix serta PCC 8927 DNA region contains:
- the rimM gene encoding ribosome maturation factor RimM (Essential for efficient processing of 16S rRNA) codes for MSEWIEIGTIVAAHGLTGEVRVYPNSDFPERFIEPGQRWLLQPGQTEPEPVEFLGGYLMPSKGIYVVEIEGIEDRSQAEALQGCPLLVTDQDRPYLEADEFYVLDLIGLEVFDQRKAEVIGKIIDVISAGNDLLEVELHSPTPTQDTLVADPLPEQIHRKTKKKRKPKLLPTVLIPFVKEIVPVVDLEQKRIEITPPPGLIEETV; via the coding sequence ATGTCTGAGTGGATCGAGATCGGGACTATTGTTGCGGCTCACGGGTTAACGGGTGAAGTGCGGGTTTATCCAAATTCGGATTTTCCTGAACGGTTTATCGAACCGGGTCAGCGCTGGTTATTACAACCTGGACAAACAGAACCTGAACCTGTGGAATTTTTGGGGGGCTATTTAATGCCCAGTAAGGGGATTTATGTCGTTGAAATCGAGGGAATTGAAGATCGGAGTCAGGCGGAAGCGTTACAAGGCTGTCCGTTGTTGGTTACTGACCAAGATCGGCCCTATTTAGAAGCAGATGAATTTTATGTTTTAGATTTGATTGGGTTGGAAGTATTCGACCAAAGAAAAGCAGAAGTGATTGGAAAAATCATAGATGTGATTTCGGCCGGAAATGATTTACTAGAAGTGGAGTTACATTCCCCAACCCCAACCCAAGACACTCTTGTTGCTGACCCCCTCCCCGAACAGATTCACCGTAAAACTAAAAAGAAACGTAAACCCAAACTTCTACCTACTGTTTTGATTCCCTTTGTAAAAGAAATCGTTCCGGTTGTGGATTTAGAACAAAAACGGATTGAAATTACTCCTCCTCCTGGATTAATTGAGGAAACAGTTTAA
- a CDS encoding tetratricopeptide repeat protein, producing the protein MKNKHKFAIASTFCLFWTQAMLTPKSFVQRSRIAAVTILLFFTALSAESFAFPLAQNPPLSEPSLQEKDIQDLVETQVDNTFRRHLGLLSLILLFLLLLNTIAACGVWFLLKKLAQQTASAEQEIESLKADTLTEMERVLTEARQILYQLQNKNDLAHETLQTLTTQAPLQVIEAVWVEHPPKTGVPTVIQTESIPEVAVLLPQSNGISTASETLIPANHSEEILIPVIFSSSPETEKSGEIIQPTANSQDSVEASVSDSEEQLKQAVNLAKTGDKLFLEGDLETAIQTYNEALKFKPDLAEVWNNRGVALTRLQRYHEAIASYERAIQLRDHYADAWNNRGVALGKLNHYDAAILSYQRAIEFKPNYMDAWNNQGFALAKIQKYDQAISSYNQAAKIRPDFYRIWYNKARCYAIQGQVELALENLKRAIRLNAEACKKLVKREADFDSIRQDEKFQKLNFDS; encoded by the coding sequence ATGAAAAACAAACACAAATTTGCGATCGCCTCCACCTTTTGTCTATTTTGGACACAGGCGATGCTTACACCCAAGTCATTCGTTCAACGCAGCCGGATTGCTGCTGTCACTATTTTACTATTTTTTACGGCTTTATCCGCCGAGTCCTTTGCCTTTCCCTTGGCTCAAAATCCCCCTTTATCAGAACCATCTTTACAGGAAAAAGACATTCAAGATCTGGTTGAAACTCAAGTTGATAATACCTTCCGTCGTCATCTAGGGCTATTAAGTTTAATTTTACTCTTTTTGCTGCTTTTGAATACGATCGCGGCTTGTGGAGTTTGGTTTTTACTCAAAAAATTAGCTCAACAAACGGCATCCGCAGAACAAGAAATCGAAAGTTTAAAAGCGGATACCCTCACCGAGATGGAACGGGTACTCACAGAAGCTAGACAAATTTTATATCAATTGCAAAATAAAAATGATTTAGCTCATGAAACGTTACAAACCCTCACAACTCAAGCTCCTTTACAAGTAATTGAAGCGGTTTGGGTAGAACATCCTCCCAAAACGGGAGTACCGACTGTGATTCAAACCGAATCTATTCCCGAAGTTGCTGTATTATTACCTCAAAGTAATGGCATATCGACGGCTTCTGAAACCTTAATTCCAGCGAATCATTCCGAGGAAATTTTAATCCCGGTTATATTTTCATCTTCCCCAGAAACAGAAAAGTCTGGGGAAATTATACAGCCAACTGCTAACAGTCAAGACTCCGTTGAAGCTTCTGTTTCTGACAGTGAAGAACAACTCAAACAAGCTGTTAATTTGGCAAAAACAGGAGATAAACTCTTTTTAGAAGGGGATTTAGAAACGGCGATTCAAACCTATAATGAAGCGTTAAAGTTTAAACCGGATTTAGCTGAAGTTTGGAATAATCGAGGTGTGGCGTTAACGCGATTACAACGTTATCATGAAGCGATCGCATCCTATGAAAGAGCCATCCAATTGCGAGATCATTATGCTGATGCTTGGAATAATCGCGGGGTGGCTTTAGGAAAACTCAATCATTATGATGCCGCTATTTTATCCTATCAACGGGCGATTGAATTTAAACCGAATTATATGGATGCCTGGAATAATCAAGGCTTTGCTTTGGCAAAAATTCAAAAATACGATCAGGCGATTTCATCCTATAATCAAGCTGCGAAAATTCGCCCTGATTTTTATCGAATCTGGTATAATAAAGCCCGTTGTTATGCGATTCAGGGACAAGTTGAGTTAGCGCTAGAAAATTTAAAACGGGCAATCAGATTGAATGCTGAGGCTTGTAAAAAGTTAGTTAAACGTGAAGCTGATTTTGATTCCATTCGACAGGATGAAAAATTCCAAAAGTTAAATTTTGACTCATAA